From one Verrucomicrobiota bacterium genomic stretch:
- a CDS encoding response regulator transcription factor, with product MPPLTTKRILIVDDHPMIREGLRTLISREPDLSVCGEAETAAEGLKATAELNPDLVLVDIGLPGRNGLELIKDLRAFHPALPILVLSMHDELLWAERVLRAGARGYVMKRETGPVMVQAIRQVLANQLCVSEKISARILESFAGHRVESSPLGLLSDREFEVFELIGRGKSTTDIAAELHLSTKTVEAHRAKIKEKLELRTMPELISFAARWVETQDTR from the coding sequence ATGCCGCCGTTAACGACAAAACGCATCCTCATCGTCGATGATCACCCGATGATCCGGGAAGGTCTGCGCACTTTGATCAGCCGCGAACCGGACCTGAGCGTCTGCGGTGAGGCCGAAACAGCCGCCGAAGGTCTTAAGGCTACTGCGGAACTTAACCCTGACCTGGTGCTGGTTGATATCGGGCTGCCTGGCCGTAACGGGTTGGAGTTGATCAAGGACCTCCGTGCATTTCACCCGGCTCTGCCGATCCTCGTTCTTTCGATGCACGACGAATTACTCTGGGCCGAGCGCGTTCTTCGTGCCGGGGCGCGCGGGTACGTCATGAAGCGTGAAACCGGTCCGGTGATGGTCCAGGCCATTCGCCAGGTGCTTGCCAACCAACTCTGCGTAAGCGAGAAGATCTCGGCTCGCATTCTGGAGAGCTTCGCTGGCCATCGGGTGGAGTCGTCTCCGCTCGGTTTGTTAAGTGACCGGGAGTTTGAGGTGTTCGAACTTATCGGCCGCGGCAAAAGCACTACGGACATTGCCGCAGAGCTCCATCTGAGTACGAAAACGGTCGAAGCGCACCGGGCCAAGATCAAAGAGAAGCTGGAACTTAGGACCATGCCCGAGCTCATCTCTTTCGCGGCCCGTTGGGTAGAGACGCAGGACACGCGGTAG
- a CDS encoding TetR/AcrR family transcriptional regulator, with product MAQHQLLTGLEADPGRSPGVDCTRQKLLRAADAAFTELGFQSATTREIARRAGVNEVTLFRHFRTRSDLVRAVISETLKAEVAFMDNHQFEDHDLRAAIFHYVKAYVGVVERREAVARIVIGEGHLLPKDIQDTIIGAIVPIKERIADWLRQGQQNGLVRPEVDPMGAVEVLRDALHSAVLRWSTFGPRSCPRDVYLQTLVEIFVRGIETCAPAKQS from the coding sequence ATGGCACAGCACCAGCTCCTTACCGGTCTTGAAGCTGACCCGGGACGATCCCCGGGCGTCGATTGTACCCGCCAGAAGTTGTTGCGGGCCGCCGACGCAGCGTTTACCGAACTCGGGTTTCAGTCAGCGACAACCCGGGAGATCGCCCGCCGCGCCGGCGTTAACGAGGTCACCTTGTTTCGCCACTTCCGGACGCGGTCGGATCTGGTTCGGGCCGTCATCTCCGAGACGCTCAAGGCCGAAGTGGCATTTATGGACAATCACCAGTTCGAAGACCATGACCTTCGCGCGGCCATTTTTCATTACGTCAAGGCTTACGTCGGCGTGGTGGAACGCCGGGAAGCCGTGGCCCGCATCGTGATCGGGGAGGGTCACCTTTTGCCGAAGGATATTCAGGACACAATCATCGGCGCGATTGTGCCGATCAAGGAGCGGATTGCGGACTGGTTGCGCCAGGGCCAGCAAAACGGCCTGGTTCGGCCTGAAGTTGATCCGATGGGCGCCGTTGAAGTCCTGCGGGATGCGCTCCACAGCGCGGTCCTGCGGTGGTCGACTTTCGGCCCCCGAAGCTGCCCCCGGGACGTTTACTTACAAACCTTAGTCGAAATTTTCGTGCGGGGCATCGAGACCTGCGCGCCCGCCAAGCAATCGTAA
- a CDS encoding cytidylate kinase-like family protein, translated as MRTSPLESFRHYLQAHATVPGKQREPQPLAITISREAGAGAVTIAGMIAERMRALETSSESRPWAVFDANLAEEVLKDHHLPDKLARFMEEAARPPVDTAVAELLGLTPSPWTLVQLTTETILRLASLGHVILVGRGANIITARMPQLFHVRLVAPWTRRVEHLAAQNQVSQAEAARIAKSRDHARRAYVRRYFNAEIDDATLYDLTLNTGRLGFAHSADVIVEAALFHHREFKRTGGAAAIENAPSESVVL; from the coding sequence ATGCGAACCTCCCCCCTCGAATCCTTCCGACATTACCTGCAGGCGCACGCGACTGTGCCCGGAAAGCAGCGTGAACCGCAACCGTTGGCGATCACAATCTCCCGCGAGGCGGGCGCCGGCGCCGTTACGATTGCCGGGATGATTGCTGAACGGATGCGCGCCCTCGAAACGAGCAGTGAATCCCGGCCCTGGGCCGTATTTGATGCGAATCTGGCCGAGGAGGTTTTGAAAGATCACCACCTGCCCGACAAACTGGCCCGCTTTATGGAAGAGGCGGCCCGGCCGCCGGTGGATACGGCCGTCGCGGAACTCCTGGGATTAACCCCTTCGCCCTGGACGCTGGTACAACTTACGACTGAAACCATCCTGCGGCTGGCCAGCCTGGGGCACGTCATCCTGGTGGGAAGGGGCGCAAACATCATTACCGCGCGCATGCCCCAGCTGTTTCACGTCCGGTTGGTCGCGCCCTGGACACGGCGGGTCGAGCACCTGGCCGCCCAAAATCAGGTCAGTCAGGCCGAAGCCGCTCGCATCGCCAAAAGCCGTGATCACGCGCGGCGCGCGTATGTGCGGCGTTATTTTAACGCTGAGATCGATGACGCGACCTTGTATGACCTGACGCTCAACACCGGCCGCTTGGGCTTTGCCCACTCGGCGGACGTCATCGTCGAAGCGGCCTTGTTTCATCACCGCGAGTTCAAACGGACCGGCGGTGCCGCCGCCATCGAGAATGCCCCGTCCGAGAGCGTCGTGCTTTAA
- a CDS encoding DHA2 family efflux MFS transporter permease subunit: MAGPGTKEWRPKANPWLIAGAVMAATFMEVLDTSVANVALNHIAGNLSASADEATWVLTSYLVSNAVVLPATGWLGRYFGRRKFLISCICIFTLASAWCGMANSLGMLILARILQGAGGGALQPIAQAILLETFPPEKRGSAMSVYAMGVVVAPILGPTLGGWMTDNLTWRWVFYINLPIGILAATLCFLFLEDPPYLKESKPGRIDYIGFSLLALWIACLQVMLDKGQDEDWFSSRFICILATGAVVGFIAFLIWELTVPNPIVNLRVLLDRNLSIGVILNFSVGAILFGTTAVLPQFLQNLMNYPALQSGLVMSPRGLGAIVGSVVAGRIISRIDGRYWMAQGAVLLAVTMYMLGEVNLSIAPGNVIWPIVISGFAVTSIFVPMTTFSMATVSRQSMGDATGITSLVRNLGGSVGISLITALVTRGMQTHQNLLVGHMTPYDAPFTNQLAVMQHSLAARGVDPVAAQHEAYGMMYQVLQQQAGVWAYVDQFRMLVIGCALLVPLVFLFKKASRPLSKEMAGAH; this comes from the coding sequence ATGGCGGGTCCAGGTACTAAAGAATGGCGTCCAAAGGCCAACCCGTGGCTGATCGCCGGCGCCGTGATGGCGGCGACGTTTATGGAAGTGCTGGACACTTCGGTAGCGAACGTCGCGTTGAATCATATCGCCGGCAACCTGTCGGCGAGCGCCGACGAAGCCACCTGGGTGCTGACCAGTTACCTCGTCTCCAACGCGGTCGTCCTGCCGGCGACCGGTTGGCTGGGACGGTATTTTGGGCGCCGCAAGTTTCTCATCAGCTGCATCTGCATTTTCACGCTGGCTTCCGCCTGGTGCGGGATGGCGAACAGCCTGGGAATGCTCATCCTCGCGCGCATCCTCCAGGGCGCCGGGGGCGGAGCCCTTCAGCCGATCGCCCAGGCAATCCTGCTGGAAACGTTCCCGCCTGAAAAGCGGGGTTCGGCCATGTCGGTTTATGCCATGGGCGTCGTGGTGGCCCCGATCCTGGGGCCGACCCTCGGCGGCTGGATGACTGACAACCTTACGTGGCGCTGGGTGTTCTACATCAACCTGCCGATCGGCATCCTGGCGGCAACCTTGTGCTTTCTCTTCCTTGAGGATCCCCCCTACCTGAAGGAAAGCAAGCCGGGGCGCATCGATTACATCGGCTTCAGCCTCCTTGCGCTCTGGATTGCGTGCCTGCAGGTGATGCTCGACAAAGGGCAGGACGAGGACTGGTTTTCCTCAAGGTTCATTTGTATCCTGGCCACCGGCGCTGTGGTCGGTTTCATCGCCTTCCTCATCTGGGAGCTTACGGTGCCTAACCCGATCGTGAATCTGCGGGTGCTGCTGGATCGGAATCTCTCGATCGGCGTCATCCTCAATTTCAGCGTCGGCGCCATCCTGTTTGGAACCACGGCGGTGTTACCGCAGTTTCTGCAAAACCTGATGAACTACCCCGCACTGCAATCCGGTCTGGTGATGAGCCCGCGCGGCCTGGGCGCGATCGTCGGCAGCGTGGTGGCCGGGCGCATCATCTCCAGGATCGACGGCCGCTACTGGATGGCACAGGGAGCCGTACTGCTCGCGGTCACGATGTACATGCTGGGCGAGGTCAACCTCTCGATTGCTCCGGGCAACGTGATCTGGCCGATCGTCATCAGCGGCTTTGCGGTCACCTCGATTTTTGTGCCGATGACGACGTTTTCCATGGCGACCGTTTCTCGCCAGAGTATGGGCGACGCGACGGGTATAACCAGCCTGGTGCGAAATCTTGGCGGCTCCGTCGGTATCTCGCTGATTACGGCCCTGGTAACCCGAGGCATGCAGACCCACCAGAACCTGCTGGTCGGCCACATGACCCCCTACGATGCGCCGTTCACAAACCAGTTAGCGGTCATGCAGCATTCCCTGGCCGCCCGGGGCGTTGATCCCGTGGCGGCTCAACATGAGGCTTACGGCATGATGTATCAGGTGCTGCAGCAGCAGGCGGGTGTGTGGGCGTACGTCGACCAGTTCCGGATGTTAGTCATCGGCTGTGCGTTGCTGGTGCCGCTGGTCTTCCTGTTCAAGAAAGCCTCACGGCCGCTGTCGAAGGAGATGGCCGGGGCCCATTAA
- a CDS encoding HlyD family secretion protein: MAQQIETEPAVRKGPAERPAQRPPAREEPVTAKPQGKGGRRSLRLTLFLMVLVPLAAVAGAYYYAHGQGYQSTDDAFIDGHIINVAPKVAGRVDRVLVSDNQTVKKGDLVVALDDRDLASARKQKDAALESARAQEGAVRASIDQAVAHVYSLQATVESDQATADASRAQAEKAARDFQRTQELFRTKVMSAQDLDAARAATDSAQAQLQANLKKVASDQAQVAEARATVSTYAALLKSVQAKTEESDADLQTAKLNESYAEIRAPEDGRVTKKAVEPGNYIQTGQTLLALVPARVWVTANFKENQLDLMRPGQPVEIEIDALHGQKFHGRVDSIQAGSGARFSLLPPENATGNYVKVVQRVPVKIVFDELPQSGLPLGPGESVVPAVKVQDFHYSSFALIVIAGATVAVMLLALWFRSRPKRVKGQG, translated from the coding sequence ATGGCACAACAGATCGAAACCGAGCCGGCTGTCCGCAAAGGCCCTGCAGAACGTCCGGCGCAACGGCCGCCGGCGCGTGAAGAACCGGTCACGGCCAAACCACAGGGAAAGGGGGGACGCCGCAGCCTGCGGCTGACCCTGTTCCTGATGGTCCTGGTCCCATTGGCTGCCGTTGCCGGCGCGTACTACTACGCGCACGGCCAGGGCTACCAGAGCACAGATGACGCGTTCATCGACGGTCACATCATCAACGTGGCGCCCAAGGTGGCCGGGCGCGTCGACCGCGTGCTGGTCAGCGACAACCAAACCGTCAAAAAAGGGGACCTCGTGGTGGCCTTGGATGACCGCGACCTGGCGTCCGCCAGAAAGCAGAAAGACGCCGCGTTGGAAAGCGCGCGCGCCCAGGAAGGCGCCGTGCGGGCTTCCATTGATCAGGCCGTCGCGCACGTCTATTCCCTGCAAGCCACCGTGGAGTCCGATCAAGCCACCGCGGATGCATCCCGGGCCCAGGCGGAAAAAGCGGCCAGGGATTTTCAGCGCACCCAGGAGTTGTTCCGGACCAAGGTGATGTCCGCGCAGGATCTTGACGCCGCCCGCGCCGCGACGGACAGCGCCCAGGCGCAACTGCAGGCCAACCTGAAGAAGGTGGCCAGCGACCAGGCTCAAGTCGCCGAGGCGCGCGCCACGGTCAGTACTTACGCCGCCTTGCTCAAGAGCGTTCAGGCAAAAACCGAGGAATCCGATGCCGATCTGCAGACGGCCAAACTCAACGAGTCGTACGCCGAAATCCGTGCACCCGAAGACGGGCGCGTGACCAAGAAAGCCGTTGAACCTGGGAATTACATCCAGACGGGGCAGACGTTGCTCGCGCTCGTTCCCGCAAGAGTTTGGGTGACGGCGAACTTTAAAGAGAACCAACTCGACCTGATGCGTCCCGGCCAACCGGTTGAGATCGAGATTGACGCCCTGCACGGGCAGAAATTTCACGGGCGCGTCGACAGCATCCAGGCCGGCAGCGGCGCTCGGTTCAGCCTGCTGCCGCCGGAGAACGCGACCGGAAACTACGTCAAAGTGGTCCAGCGTGTGCCGGTGAAGATCGTCTTTGACGAATTGCCGCAGTCGGGGCTGCCGTTAGGTCCGGGAGAATCGGTGGTGCCGGCGGTGAAGGTTCAGGATTTTCACTATTCATCCTTCGCTCTGATCGTGATAGCGGGTGCGACCGTCGCCGTGATGCTGCTGGCGCTCTGGTTCCGGAGCCGGCCCAAGCGGGTCAAAGGGCAGGGTTAA
- a CDS encoding response regulator transcription factor: MKSGKLAGEQTRVLIVEDHPITREGLAYLINREPGMTVCGHAEAAAQALEMLQSSDPDLVVVDLMLPGKSGLELIKDIRALRPSLPIFVISMHEESLYAERVLRAGARGYITKEAGGEKVIEAIRQVLRGDIYVSNSVSARILEIFTRGQTERKRSSIEQLSDREFEIFELIGTGLSSRRIADRLHLSAKTVDTHRASIKKKLNFKTTAELISYAARWAASRGDKG; this comes from the coding sequence ATGAAATCGGGAAAGCTGGCTGGAGAGCAAACTCGGGTCCTGATCGTAGAGGACCATCCGATAACCCGGGAAGGGCTTGCCTATTTGATCAATCGCGAGCCGGGCATGACGGTGTGCGGTCACGCCGAGGCCGCCGCCCAGGCGCTGGAAATGTTGCAGTCCAGTGACCCCGATCTGGTCGTCGTCGACCTGATGCTGCCGGGAAAAAGCGGCCTGGAATTGATCAAGGACATCAGAGCCCTGCGTCCGAGCCTGCCGATCTTTGTCATTTCCATGCACGAGGAATCACTTTACGCCGAGCGGGTCCTGCGGGCCGGCGCCCGAGGGTACATTACCAAGGAGGCCGGAGGCGAGAAGGTGATCGAGGCCATCCGCCAGGTTTTAAGGGGGGACATTTACGTCAGCAACTCCGTGTCGGCACGTATCCTGGAGATTTTCACCCGAGGGCAGACCGAGCGAAAACGGTCCTCAATCGAGCAGCTCAGCGATCGTGAGTTCGAAATTTTTGAGCTGATCGGTACCGGCCTTTCTTCCCGGCGTATTGCCGACCGGTTGCACCTGAGCGCAAAAACGGTCGATACGCATCGCGCGAGCATAAAGAAAAAGCTCAATTTCAAAACGACTGCCGAACTTATTTCGTACGCGGCCCGATGGGCTGCCAGTCGTGGCGACAAGGGATAA
- a CDS encoding M23 family metallopeptidase — MREHRTGGWLSAMLLLATSIAGFRLPPTARAEPLQLVLPTDNDGLLTGHPENFYQYVRRDFEGVRTFAWEGGQYGFVRNPHRFGPEVIYSRFHEGIDIQPLHRDPKGEPEDVVGAIAPGEVVYANAQPSGSNYGRYVVVEHQFEGCPYFSLYAHLKLVTVQIGDRVSAKAPLGIMGYSGEGIDRERAHVHLEINLLLNAAFDAWYARHFPGDGNRHGLYNGMNLDGIDLGRLYLALQRDPNLTIPQFLHQETVWYRVRVPATTGMDILDRYPWLSPQGRLTPAGWEIAFAQSGVPLDFEPVQEAPPGPELVWVHPSKFPQQMLTRGYLHGTVPNCTLSAEGLNYLDLICPRQ; from the coding sequence ATGCGTGAACATCGAACCGGCGGATGGCTATCCGCCATGCTCCTCCTGGCGACATCAATCGCAGGATTCAGGCTGCCGCCAACCGCCCGGGCGGAGCCATTACAACTGGTACTGCCAACTGATAACGACGGACTCTTAACCGGCCATCCGGAAAACTTTTACCAGTACGTGCGACGCGATTTCGAAGGAGTACGGACGTTCGCGTGGGAAGGCGGCCAGTACGGGTTTGTGCGCAATCCGCACCGGTTCGGCCCCGAGGTCATCTACAGCCGTTTCCACGAGGGGATTGATATCCAGCCACTGCACCGTGACCCCAAGGGCGAACCCGAAGACGTCGTCGGGGCGATCGCACCGGGAGAGGTCGTCTACGCCAACGCACAACCCTCAGGTTCCAACTACGGCCGTTACGTCGTGGTCGAACATCAATTCGAAGGCTGCCCGTACTTCAGTTTGTATGCCCACTTGAAGCTCGTCACCGTTCAAATAGGGGACCGGGTCTCAGCCAAGGCGCCCCTGGGCATCATGGGATATTCCGGCGAGGGCATTGACCGTGAAAGGGCGCACGTCCACCTGGAAATTAATCTGCTGTTAAACGCCGCTTTTGACGCCTGGTACGCCCGGCATTTTCCCGGCGACGGTAACCGGCACGGTTTGTACAATGGCATGAACCTGGACGGCATCGACCTGGGAAGGCTTTACCTGGCTCTCCAACGCGACCCAAACTTGACGATCCCGCAGTTTCTGCACCAGGAAACCGTCTGGTACCGGGTTCGTGTACCGGCAACCACGGGCATGGACATCCTCGATCGTTACCCTTGGCTTTCACCTCAGGGGCGGTTGACGCCCGCTGGATGGGAGATCGCTTTCGCCCAGTCAGGGGTTCCGCTCGATTTCGAACCGGTGCAGGAAGCGCCGCCCGGTCCTGAACTGGTCTGGGTGCATCCGTCAAAGTTCCCGCAGCAAATGCTCACGCGCGGCTACCTGCACGGGACGGTACCCAACTGCACTCTCAGCGCCGAAGGCTTGAACTACCTCGACCTGATTTGCCCAAGGCAGTAG